A stretch of DNA from Micromonospora sp. NBC_01813:
GCCGGCAGGCCGCCGAAGTCCTCGACACCTACGTCTACTACCAGGCGATCATCCCGCAGCAGTGGGGGATGGGCGCTGCGGCTGGGCTGTTCAAGGGCGTCATCGGGCTGGTCCTGATCATCGCCGCGAACAAGTTCGCCCACCGCATCGGCGAGCAGGGAGTGTATTCCAGGTGAGCATCGCCACCCAGCTGATCCGGGGCCGGCGCCCCAAGCTCGATCCGGCGAACCCGCCGCCACGTCGACGGCGACGAGGCGCGCCGGCCCGCCCCGTCTGGGAGGAGCCGCCGAGCCCGATCGGCCAGGGGCTCAAGGGCGTCGTCCTGACCGCCATGGTGCTCGCCGTGCTCTTCCCGATGTGGACCGTGCTGGTGACCAGCCTCGCCTCCCGGGAGACCATCAACGCCACCGGCGGCATGGTGGTGGTCCCGCGTGAGATCGACCTCTCCGCGTACGTGAACATCTTCTCCGGTGGTCAGATCAGCCGGGCGGTCTGGGTCAGCACCCTGGTCACCGTGGTCGGCACGACGGTCAGCCTGGTGCTGACCGTGCTGGCCGCGTACGGGATGTCGCGCCGGGACTCGGTCGCGCACCGCCCGCTGTTGTTCCTGTTCCTGCTGACCTTCCTGATCTACCCGGGCATGGTGCCCAGCTACCTGGTGGTGACCGGACTCGGGTTGAAGAACAGCCTCTGGGCGTTGATCCTGCCGACCGCGATCAGCGTGTTCAACCTGGTCGTCATCCGGGCGTTCTTCATGAACGTGCCGGGCGAACTGGTCGACGCCGCCCGCATCGACGGCGCCGGGGAGTTCCGGATCCTCTGGCAGATCATGCTGCCGTTGTCCAG
This window harbors:
- a CDS encoding carbohydrate ABC transporter permease; protein product: MSIATQLIRGRRPKLDPANPPPRRRRRGAPARPVWEEPPSPIGQGLKGVVLTAMVLAVLFPMWTVLVTSLASRETINATGGMVVVPREIDLSAYVNIFSGGQISRAVWVSTLVTVVGTTVSLVLTVLAAYGMSRRDSVAHRPLLFLFLLTFLIYPGMVPSYLVVTGLGLKNSLWALILPTAISVFNLVVIRAFFMNVPGELVDAARIDGAGEFRILWQIMLPLSRAVIAVVGLFYAVGYWNAYFNSVLYIDDNDKWPIQRVLQSYILAGQSPSVTGAPVNIPGVTAYPPTLAVKMAVVVITVLPAIIIFPFVQRHFTKGVITGAVKG